The following are from one region of the Hydrogenophaga sp. BPS33 genome:
- the nudB gene encoding dihydroneopterin triphosphate diphosphatase — MKIPQSVLVVIHTPALEVLLIERADAPGFWQSVTGSKDAQAETFEATAVREVKEETGLDARAAGHVLIDWALENVYEIYPQWRHRYPPGVTHNTEHLFGLCIPRTVPVRLSPREHRDQVWLPWHEAAERCFSPSNAEAIAWLPRLGGVGAHS, encoded by the coding sequence GTGAAGATTCCACAGTCGGTGCTGGTGGTGATACACACACCTGCGCTGGAGGTGCTGCTGATCGAACGTGCCGATGCGCCCGGCTTCTGGCAGTCGGTCACCGGTTCGAAAGACGCGCAGGCCGAGACTTTCGAAGCGACGGCGGTGCGCGAGGTGAAAGAGGAAACCGGGCTCGACGCGCGTGCCGCCGGTCATGTGCTCATCGATTGGGCGTTGGAGAACGTCTACGAGATCTATCCGCAGTGGCGACACCGCTACCCGCCGGGTGTCACGCACAACACGGAGCACCTCTTCGGCCTGTGCATTCCGCGCACGGTCCCCGTGCGTTTGAGCCCCAGGGAGCACCGAGACCAGGTGTGGCTGCCCTGGCACGAAGCGGCTGAAAGGTGCTTCTCGCCTTCGAACGCCGAAGCCATCGCCTGGCTGCCCCGCCTGGGGGGCGTGGGGGCGCATTCTTGA
- a CDS encoding endonuclease/exonuclease/phosphatase family protein — MSSILRIATYNIHKGVQGLGPARRLEIHNLAHAVEQFDADIVCLQEVRRHHRKFEKQFTRWPNLDQAGYLSPEGYESVYRTNATTRHGEHGNALLSRWPVVDIRHSDVSDHRFEQRGLLHVNLLIDGVEVHVIVVHLGLMHAGRERQVRRLGEYIATAVPSQVPMVVAGDFNDWGAQLLRPMAALDLHTFEGIRLATYPSRLPLLHLDRIFVRGLRLVSAHVPHGRVWARMSDHLPLIAEIELQ, encoded by the coding sequence ATGAGCAGCATCCTTCGGATTGCGACCTACAACATCCACAAAGGCGTGCAGGGCCTGGGCCCCGCGCGCCGCCTGGAAATCCACAACCTTGCGCACGCGGTGGAGCAGTTCGACGCCGACATCGTCTGCCTGCAGGAAGTGCGCCGCCACCACCGCAAGTTCGAAAAGCAATTCACCCGCTGGCCCAACCTGGACCAGGCGGGATACCTCTCTCCCGAAGGCTACGAGTCGGTCTACCGCACCAATGCCACCACGCGGCACGGCGAACACGGCAATGCGTTGCTCTCGCGCTGGCCGGTGGTCGATATCCGGCATTCCGACGTCTCCGACCACCGTTTCGAGCAGCGCGGCCTGTTGCACGTGAACTTGTTGATCGACGGTGTCGAGGTGCATGTGATCGTGGTGCACCTCGGCCTGATGCACGCGGGTCGTGAACGCCAGGTGCGGCGGCTGGGTGAATACATCGCCACGGCCGTGCCATCCCAGGTGCCGATGGTGGTGGCGGGCGATTTCAACGACTGGGGCGCGCAGCTGCTGCGGCCCATGGCGGCCTTGGATCTGCACACCTTCGAAGGCATCCGCCTGGCGACCTATCCGTCGCGCCTGCCGCTGCTGCACCTGGACCGCATCTTCGTGCGGGGCCTGCGTCTGGTATCGGCCCATGTGCCGCACGGCCGGGTGTGGGCGCGCATGTCGGATCATCTGCCGCTCATTGCAGAGATCGAACTGCAGTGA
- a CDS encoding YqjK family protein, with the protein MNPRTELLARRRERLVLRSRMLRRQITRDVQALQPALTWVDRVQDGLQWLRSNPLLGLVAPMLLSLWRPRRTVGLGMRLWSIWKLVRGWRAAGSTAASTRR; encoded by the coding sequence GTGAACCCACGCACCGAACTGCTGGCGCGCCGGCGAGAGCGGCTGGTGCTGCGCTCGCGCATGCTGCGCCGCCAGATCACCCGGGACGTGCAGGCACTGCAACCGGCACTCACCTGGGTCGACCGTGTGCAGGACGGTCTGCAGTGGCTGCGCAGCAATCCGCTGTTGGGTCTGGTCGCGCCGATGCTGCTGTCGCTGTGGCGGCCGAGGCGCACCGTGGGCCTGGGCATGCGGCTCTGGTCGATCTGGAAGCTCGTGCGGGGTTGGCGGGCGGCTGGTTCAACGGCAGCGTCGACGCGCCGTTGA